In Ruminococcaceae bacterium BL-4, one DNA window encodes the following:
- a CDS encoding Deacetylase, translating to MKCFVLTKRKAILALSIAVCVAAGIVFGIHGAAANAAATKTRLIPIYNVKTDQKKISISFDAAWGNEQTQNLIDILGKYSVKTTFFVVGSWVEKYPESVKALVDAGHEVCNHSDSHPHMPQLSREKIASEIQNCNQKIKAITGKEPTLFRAPYGDYNNTLIETVKSLNMHEIQWNVDSLDWKDPTPQQIYERVIGKVQPGSIVLLHNGAKNTPAALPSILETLQKEGYEIVPISQLIYNGSYKIDNNGTQIPTDQGTSSGG from the coding sequence ATGAAATGTTTTGTTTTAACAAAGAGAAAGGCAATCTTAGCATTGTCGATCGCGGTATGTGTTGCCGCCGGAATTGTATTCGGGATTCACGGAGCCGCTGCGAATGCGGCAGCTACAAAAACGAGGCTTATCCCAATTTATAATGTAAAAACAGATCAAAAAAAGATTTCGATCAGCTTCGATGCAGCGTGGGGAAATGAACAGACACAGAATTTGATTGATATTTTAGGAAAGTATTCTGTTAAAACCACATTTTTTGTTGTGGGGTCATGGGTGGAAAAATATCCGGAATCCGTAAAAGCTTTGGTAGATGCAGGACACGAGGTGTGCAATCATTCGGATTCTCATCCACACATGCCGCAGCTTTCGAGAGAAAAGATTGCATCGGAAATTCAAAATTGCAACCAAAAAATCAAGGCAATCACCGGAAAAGAGCCAACTTTATTCCGTGCACCCTATGGAGATTATAATAATACTTTAATTGAGACTGTCAAGAGCCTTAACATGCATGAGATTCAGTGGAACGTTGACAGTTTGGATTGGAAAGACCCAACACCGCAGCAAATTTATGAACGTGTGATTGGAAAAGTTCAGCCGGGATCGATCGTTTTATTACATAATGGGGCAAAAAACACACCTGCTGCATTGCCTTCCATTTTGGAAACTTTGCAAAAAGAAGGTTATGAGATTGTCCCGATTTCCCAATTGATTTATAACGGCAGTTATAAAATTGATAATAATGGAACACAGATTCCAACGGATCAGGGAACTTCATCAGGAGGCTGA
- the sspC gene encoding Small, acid-soluble spore protein C2 has product MTSSKNVVPEARAALDKFKMEAASEVGVNLKNGYNGDLTSREAGSIGGQMVKQMIKKYEESMK; this is encoded by the coding sequence ATGACATCTAGTAAAAATGTTGTCCCTGAGGCTCGTGCCGCACTGGATAAGTTCAAGATGGAAGCAGCTTCTGAGGTTGGCGTCAACTTAAAGAATGGTTATAACGGAGACCTTACCAGCCGCGAAGCTGGCTCTATTGGTGGTCAGATGGTCAAACAAATGATCAAAAAGTATGAGGAAAGCATGAAATAA
- a CDS encoding conserved protein of unknown function (Evidence 4 : Unknown function but conserved in other organisms) has product MAQVTEIRLVKRPIRITKKTTIDVAQDENWFSIWIHEAGQEKGLTPCPVSLQINQKTAEELMNLLGKFLNKK; this is encoded by the coding sequence ATGGCACAGGTTACAGAAATTCGATTAGTAAAACGTCCGATAAGGATTACAAAAAAAACAACAATTGATGTAGCACAGGATGAGAATTGGTTTTCCATTTGGATTCATGAAGCAGGGCAGGAAAAAGGGCTCACTCCGTGCCCGGTCAGTTTACAGATCAATCAAAAAACAGCAGAAGAATTGATGAATTTATTAGGGAAATTTTTGAATAAAAAGTAA
- a CDS encoding exported protein of unknown function (Evidence 5 : Unknown function) — protein MKKRDILLIVFCCVTAVCGAAIISVFKQPDSQPSTNLFVYSSANTSSSQESLSPIYESSSTESDLTVMYRLQSYQGHIGVFRGKEEIPFYEVNVSIASLPQSDQKLLEKGITVESDEKLRSLLEDYES, from the coding sequence ATGAAGAAGCGGGATATTCTCCTGATCGTTTTTTGCTGTGTAACCGCCGTCTGCGGTGCCGCGATTATTTCGGTCTTCAAGCAGCCTGATTCTCAACCTTCTACCAACTTATTTGTATATTCTAGCGCAAATACATCGTCAAGTCAAGAAAGCCTCTCTCCAATTTATGAAAGCAGCAGTACCGAATCCGATCTGACGGTCATGTATCGGCTGCAGTCTTATCAAGGCCATATTGGTGTCTTTCGTGGAAAGGAAGAAATTCCATTTTATGAAGTGAATGTTTCAATCGCTTCTCTTCCACAATCCGATCAAAAATTATTGGAAAAAGGAATTACGGTAGAAAGTGATGAAAAATTAAGATCCCTTCTAGAGGATTACGAAAGCTAA